The Changchengzhania lutea genomic sequence TTTCTTTGGCAAAGGCTTTTAGGCGTTGTGGTGTATCTGTTTCTGGGTCTATGCTTACTAATACAAATTGTAAATTTTTTAAATTTTCTTTTGGGATTTTTGCCTCAATATTTCGCATATCTGCCACAAGTCTTGGGCATGCCGCTTTACAGGTGGTGTAAATCATGACTATGACTAATGTTTTTCCTTTTAAATCTTCAAGTTGGATGGTTTCTCCTTCTTCTGTGTTCCATTTTGTAGTTAAATTGAAAATGGATTCCTCTGAAATTTCATTGTTACTTAATTCTTTAGTTGATTTTTGTACTGGTTTTAAGTCCATTTTACAAACTGGACAACTTCCAGAATGGTTATAGGTTTTTTTACCTTCACACTTCATAGGGCATTGGTATACAGCAACATCACTTATGTAGATATTGGATTTATCATTTTTACAAGATGTAAACAATCCTGTAAAGACTAGTAAAATAAATATAGATTTAGGGTATTTCATTGTTCTTCAATTATATCTTTAACACATCTAAATCCTAGATTTTTCATGGCATATTTTGCTTTTAAACTGCCTCTTGTTGCGTATCGCATAAATGCTGCATAGTTCATTAAATCGGTTGCGCCAATGGCAGCACTTCCGCAGAAAAGGTTACTGTCATTATCAACATCTTTTCTGGATTCACCTGAAACCAATACCGAATTAAAATCTAATGTCCATTCCCATACCAAACCGTGTAAATCATAAACTCCCCAATAGTTTTTAAAAGTGTAACCAACCTCATTATTGAAGGTTTTTGGTTTTTCATACCAACCCAGTATGTACTTGTTATAATCTTCTAATTGTCTGGCGTCTGGCATGGTTTTATTTGCCATAGCCACATATTCCCACTCGTCAATGGTGGGTAGCCTTTTTCCTTGACATTCACAATAATTACTAGCTGCAAACCATGAAATACTCGTAATTGGTGCATTTACAGATTGCTTTTTTCCTAATTCGGTATCAGAAGTCCAACCGATTAAATAATTACCGTCTGCAAATATTTTTTTTACTTGAGAGCGTTGCCACTTTGGGTATTTTTTCACAAACTCTAAAAAGGCTTTGTTGGTGACTGGGTATACATCCATTTGAAAATCTGAGATGGTAACTTGTAATGAATCTCTTCCGTAAAGTGGTGTATATGTACCACCTTTAATAGGAACCATTTCAGACTGACAATAAGTTGTTGATAGGTATGAGATGAACAAAATTCTCGTTGCCAGTCTTAAAATAGTTTGCATTTTTAATTATATATAATCAGTGACCGTTTTTTACAGCATCAACTTGAGCCGTGGTAACATTGGTTTTATTGTTGCCCCAAGAATTGTATACGTAAGTCAATACGTCAGCAATTTCTTGATTACTAATTGCCTGTCTAGTCATAACACTATTGTATTTTTGACCATTTACCGTAATCTCACCTGTTTTTCCTTTAAGTACAATTCCAATAGCACGATTTACATCGGCATTTAAGTAATCTGATTTTGCCAACGGCGGAAATGCATTGGGTATACCTTGTCCTTCGGCTTGGTGACACGCAAAACAGGTTTGCATATAGATCTGTTTTCCCGAAATCATTTTTTCTTCTAAACTTTTATTGGCTGTTGAAACTTCTACTTTAACCACATCGCCTTCTGGCATTTCCTGAATACCACCACCTTCTGGATGGTAAATACCTTCTTGTACAATACCCGAATAGATTTTCTTGTTTTCTTCACCTTCAACTTTAAGCATGCCTAA encodes the following:
- a CDS encoding formylglycine-generating enzyme family protein produces the protein MQTILRLATRILFISYLSTTYCQSEMVPIKGGTYTPLYGRDSLQVTISDFQMDVYPVTNKAFLEFVKKYPKWQRSQVKKIFADGNYLIGWTSDTELGKKQSVNAPITSISWFAASNYCECQGKRLPTIDEWEYVAMANKTMPDARQLEDYNKYILGWYEKPKTFNNEVGYTFKNYWGVYDLHGLVWEWTLDFNSVLVSGESRKDVDNDSNLFCGSAAIGATDLMNYAAFMRYATRGSLKAKYAMKNLGFRCVKDIIEEQ
- a CDS encoding SCO family protein, which produces MKCEGKKTYNHSGSCPVCKMDLKPVQKSTKELSNNEISEESIFNLTTKWNTEEGETIQLEDLKGKTLVIVMIYTTCKAACPRLVADMRNIEAKIPKENLKNLQFVLVSIDPETDTPQRLKAFAKENFMDGEQWTFLQGTTSSVREFANVLAVKYKQISPMDFSHSNIISVFNSGGELMHQQEGLGVDNKETIQTILDLTSK